One segment of Anatilimnocola aggregata DNA contains the following:
- a CDS encoding HAD family hydrolase, whose translation MRFGYFVLAFGLVLLSSAAEAQSKLPNVLVISGGDIGANIDPLRSWNDGKAKHSIVEFVEKVTTPGSPDFVPVPERIAVFDNDGTLWCEQPLPVQLYFALDRVKMLAPQHPEWKTQEPFASLLKGELKTAAAGGERAVLELLMATHSGMTTVEFEQIVKEWIATAKHPKTGKPYTEMVYQPMLELLDYLRANGFKTFIVSGGGIEFMRTWTEQVYGIAPEQVVGSSIKTKFEMRDGKPVLVRLPELNFNDDQGGKPVGINRHIGRRPIAAFGNSRGDQEMLEYTQGGSGARFELLVLHDDALREFAYGPARGLPDTKVGTFSPDVLAKANERNWTVISMKADWKRVFAFEK comes from the coding sequence ATGAGATTTGGGTATTTTGTTTTGGCCTTTGGATTGGTTCTCCTGTCATCGGCAGCGGAGGCTCAAAGCAAACTTCCCAACGTCCTCGTTATTTCGGGGGGCGATATTGGCGCGAACATCGATCCGTTACGCTCTTGGAACGATGGCAAGGCAAAGCACTCGATTGTTGAGTTCGTCGAGAAAGTCACCACACCCGGCTCGCCCGATTTTGTACCTGTTCCTGAACGCATCGCTGTGTTCGACAACGACGGAACGCTTTGGTGCGAACAGCCGTTGCCCGTGCAACTGTATTTCGCGCTCGACCGCGTGAAGATGCTCGCGCCGCAGCACCCCGAGTGGAAGACCCAGGAACCATTCGCCTCGCTGCTCAAAGGTGAATTGAAAACCGCTGCAGCCGGCGGGGAACGGGCGGTTCTGGAACTCCTCATGGCGACACATTCCGGCATGACCACCGTTGAATTTGAGCAGATCGTGAAGGAGTGGATCGCCACCGCGAAGCATCCGAAGACTGGCAAGCCCTACACCGAAATGGTTTATCAGCCGATGCTCGAATTGCTGGACTACCTGCGGGCAAATGGCTTCAAGACCTTCATCGTCTCTGGCGGCGGCATCGAATTCATGCGTACATGGACGGAGCAGGTCTACGGTATCGCACCCGAGCAGGTCGTTGGCAGCAGCATCAAAACGAAGTTTGAGATGCGCGACGGCAAGCCGGTGTTGGTCCGCCTGCCGGAACTGAATTTCAATGACGACCAAGGGGGCAAGCCGGTAGGCATCAACCGGCACATTGGGCGTCGTCCGATCGCCGCCTTCGGCAACTCTCGCGGCGATCAAGAGATGCTGGAATACACGCAAGGAGGCAGCGGCGCGCGATTCGAGTTGCTCGTGCTCCACGACGATGCACTGCGCGAATTTGCCTACGGACCCGCGCGCGGATTGCCCGACACGAAAGTTGGTACGTTTTCGCCCGACGTGCTGGCCAAAGCAAACGAACGCAATTGGACTGTGATCAGCATGAAAGCGGATTGGAAGCGTGTGTTTGCGTTCGAGAAGTAG
- a CDS encoding OmpP1/FadL family transporter, with translation MKTSAFVAILLCVGVTATASGQSFGVELHNTLMPASGAMGGVSIARPQDLTSALNGNPATLSQFKGTQFLFGGAWAEPTFNLTQTSDIPVAGPDPLIEPFSAKSTAPGTPAANIGVTQDLSELGLPGTFGLGFVSSAGGMVDFRQVPESHGTNSGIVVFNMPAVIGIDLTDRLSVGASLGLGIAFFDGPFVGASGMTPDYALRGTVGANYLLNETTFLGAYYQTEQSFQFDNAVLLNPGPGQTPFNVRMDLPQNVAFGIANNGLMGGCLLVGIDVIYKLYDEAALFDAVYDNQWVVQVGTQYTSGQYRLRAGYVWAQNPIDNTPGPNIGGVVQPGDLAAVRYTQGLLAVTSQHRISAGVGKVDALPGIDLDVMAGGMFRDSEQLGNFTTTSIASYWIGVGLTWKFGTGACGAMQMPDACYAQE, from the coding sequence ATGAAAACTTCAGCATTTGTGGCGATCCTCCTCTGTGTGGGAGTCACCGCGACCGCTAGTGGTCAGTCGTTTGGTGTTGAACTTCACAACACGCTGATGCCAGCATCGGGTGCGATGGGTGGAGTGAGCATTGCTCGTCCGCAAGATTTAACAAGCGCATTAAATGGCAATCCTGCAACGCTTAGTCAGTTCAAAGGAACGCAGTTTCTCTTTGGGGGCGCTTGGGCAGAACCAACATTTAACTTGACTCAAACCAGTGACATTCCGGTGGCTGGGCCCGACCCGCTGATCGAACCCTTCTCGGCTAAGTCAACCGCTCCGGGCACGCCAGCGGCCAACATTGGCGTCACACAAGACCTCAGCGAACTTGGCTTGCCTGGTACGTTTGGACTGGGATTTGTCAGCTCCGCTGGTGGCATGGTCGACTTTCGCCAAGTTCCCGAAAGTCATGGAACGAACTCCGGCATCGTAGTTTTCAACATGCCCGCGGTGATTGGTATCGACCTGACCGATCGACTTTCTGTGGGGGCCAGCCTAGGCTTGGGAATCGCGTTCTTCGATGGTCCCTTTGTCGGTGCGAGTGGCATGACACCCGACTATGCCCTGCGTGGCACCGTGGGTGCAAACTATCTGCTCAACGAGACCACTTTCCTGGGTGCGTACTACCAAACCGAGCAGTCGTTCCAATTCGATAACGCGGTGCTGCTAAATCCTGGGCCGGGACAGACGCCATTCAACGTTCGGATGGACCTACCTCAGAACGTGGCCTTTGGCATCGCAAACAACGGACTCATGGGTGGGTGTCTGCTGGTGGGAATCGACGTCATTTACAAATTGTATGACGAAGCCGCGCTGTTCGATGCCGTCTACGACAATCAATGGGTGGTACAAGTCGGGACGCAGTACACGAGTGGTCAATACCGACTGCGGGCCGGTTATGTGTGGGCGCAGAATCCGATCGATAATACGCCGGGACCAAATATCGGCGGAGTGGTTCAGCCTGGCGACCTTGCAGCGGTTCGCTATACCCAAGGCTTGCTCGCGGTCACCAGTCAGCACCGAATCTCGGCAGGCGTCGGCAAGGTGGATGCCTTACCGGGGATCGACCTCGACGTGATGGCTGGCGGCATGTTCCGCGATTCGGAACAACTTGGAAACTTCACGACCACATCGATCGCCAGTTACTGGATTGGCGTCGGACTGACGTGGAAGTTCGGAACCGGCGCGTGCGGTGCCATGCAGATGCCCGATGCCTGCTATGCGCAAGAGTAA
- a CDS encoding arylsulfatase, translating to MRRSQHWTTTLTLLLAVATLAGASGCSQPSADAPATQAKAAEEPATPLQDATANPPLAVAPLGSPSATTSIPGNQLPPPDPKFGGVINLKASDSKPSWPARVVPPKGAPNVLLIMTDDCGFGSPSTFGGVIPTPALDRVAKSGLRYTQFHSTSLCSPTRAALITGRNHHVAGFGVVGEAATGYPGYDSVIRRECGTVGEILKQNGYATSWFGKNHNTPFYQASVAGPFEQWPSGMGFEYFYGFVGGDTSQWTPNLFRNTTAIYPFQGNPDWNLTTAMADEAIDHMKGLHEVAPDKPFFVYYVPGGVHAPHHPTNEWIKTISDMHLFDEGWNKLRETIFANQKKQGIIPQDTKLTAWPKELPEWESLDVAQKELFIKQADVFAAYLAYTDHEIGRVIQAVEDMGELDNTLIVYISGDNGASPEGTINGTPNEFTFFNGVTVPVKDQYLFYEFWGSDETFPHYSAGWAWAFDTPFQWCKQVASHFGGTRQGMCMSWPGHIKDEGGIRTQFHHMIDIAPTILDVAGVPMPDTINGIKQRPMDGVSMAYSWDKSNANSQSKRTTQYFEMLGNRAIYHEGWVACTTPVSTPWDLGLKPSPDVITGYKWELYHVDKDFSQATDLASEMPDKLKELQDIFYAEAKKNDVLPLDNSTLARFMTPRPSPTAGRTSFTYTGELSGVPPACAPSILGRSYKIEAEVEIPEGGAEGMIVTEGGRFGGYGLFLNKGELDIGRGKVVFLYNLLGKRIAWEGPKLEAGKHTIVFDFKYDGPGFGKGGTGTLTVDGKEVAKKTLEHTVPITFPEDETFDVGMDTRTPVSLIEFHYDCPFKFTGKINRLTYSLGPHEYVAEPKEETPK from the coding sequence ATGCGACGATCACAGCATTGGACAACGACGCTAACGCTGTTGCTTGCCGTGGCTACTCTGGCGGGTGCTTCAGGCTGCTCACAGCCCTCCGCTGACGCTCCTGCGACGCAGGCCAAAGCGGCTGAAGAACCCGCAACTCCACTGCAAGATGCAACTGCAAACCCGCCACTGGCTGTCGCACCGTTGGGCAGTCCTAGCGCTACCACGTCGATTCCCGGCAATCAGCTTCCTCCGCCGGACCCGAAGTTCGGCGGCGTGATCAACCTGAAGGCGTCTGACTCGAAGCCTTCGTGGCCGGCACGCGTTGTGCCGCCCAAGGGGGCGCCGAACGTGCTCCTCATCATGACAGACGACTGCGGGTTCGGATCGCCGAGCACATTCGGCGGTGTAATCCCCACGCCAGCCCTGGATCGCGTCGCAAAGAGCGGACTTCGATATACACAATTCCACTCCACGTCGCTTTGCTCGCCGACACGCGCGGCACTGATCACCGGTCGCAATCATCACGTGGCCGGCTTCGGCGTCGTGGGCGAGGCGGCTACTGGGTATCCCGGCTATGACTCCGTGATTCGCAGGGAGTGCGGCACCGTTGGCGAGATCCTCAAGCAGAACGGCTACGCTACGTCATGGTTCGGCAAGAACCACAACACACCCTTTTATCAAGCGTCGGTTGCCGGCCCGTTCGAGCAATGGCCCAGCGGAATGGGCTTCGAGTACTTCTACGGCTTCGTCGGCGGCGACACGAGCCAATGGACGCCGAACTTGTTCCGCAATACTACGGCAATCTATCCCTTCCAAGGTAACCCCGATTGGAATCTGACGACGGCGATGGCCGACGAGGCAATTGACCACATGAAGGGACTCCATGAAGTTGCGCCCGATAAACCATTTTTTGTGTATTACGTGCCCGGCGGAGTCCACGCTCCGCATCATCCGACGAACGAATGGATCAAGACGATCAGCGACATGCACTTGTTCGATGAGGGTTGGAACAAGTTGCGTGAAACCATCTTTGCCAACCAAAAGAAACAGGGCATCATCCCTCAAGACACAAAACTGACTGCCTGGCCCAAGGAACTGCCCGAATGGGAATCGCTCGACGTGGCGCAGAAGGAGCTTTTTATCAAACAGGCCGACGTCTTCGCCGCATACCTTGCCTATACCGACCATGAAATCGGTCGCGTCATTCAGGCGGTTGAAGATATGGGTGAACTCGATAACACGCTGATCGTCTACATCAGCGGCGACAACGGAGCGAGCCCCGAGGGAACGATCAATGGCACGCCGAACGAGTTCACGTTTTTCAACGGTGTGACGGTGCCGGTGAAAGACCAGTACCTGTTCTACGAGTTCTGGGGATCGGATGAAACTTTCCCGCACTACTCGGCCGGTTGGGCTTGGGCGTTTGACACCCCGTTTCAATGGTGCAAGCAGGTGGCTTCGCACTTCGGCGGCACCCGACAGGGCATGTGCATGTCGTGGCCGGGGCATATCAAAGACGAAGGGGGCATCCGCACGCAGTTCCATCACATGATCGACATCGCACCGACGATCCTGGACGTGGCCGGCGTTCCTATGCCCGACACGATCAATGGCATCAAGCAGCGTCCGATGGATGGCGTGAGCATGGCTTACTCATGGGACAAGTCGAACGCGAACTCACAGTCTAAGCGCACGACGCAGTACTTCGAAATGCTCGGCAACCGGGCCATCTATCACGAGGGATGGGTTGCCTGCACAACTCCCGTGAGCACGCCTTGGGATTTAGGTCTGAAGCCGTCCCCGGATGTGATCACGGGATACAAATGGGAGCTATACCACGTCGACAAGGATTTCTCGCAGGCGACCGATCTCGCCTCCGAAATGCCCGACAAGCTCAAGGAGCTGCAAGATATCTTCTATGCGGAAGCGAAGAAGAATGATGTGCTGCCGCTAGACAACTCGACGCTGGCACGGTTTATGACGCCGCGCCCCAGCCCGACAGCGGGACGCACCAGCTTCACCTATACCGGCGAGTTAAGCGGGGTTCCTCCAGCGTGCGCTCCGAGCATTCTAGGACGCTCGTACAAGATTGAGGCGGAGGTCGAGATACCCGAAGGGGGCGCGGAAGGGATGATCGTTACCGAAGGCGGGCGCTTTGGCGGTTACGGCTTGTTCTTAAACAAAGGCGAACTCGACATCGGCCGGGGCAAGGTCGTCTTTCTCTATAATCTGCTGGGGAAGCGCATTGCCTGGGAAGGACCAAAGTTGGAAGCCGGCAAACATACGATCGTTTTTGACTTCAAGTACGATGGACCGGGCTTCGGCAAAGGGGGCACCGGAACGCTCACGGTGGATGGCAAGGAAGTTGCGAAAAAGACGCTGGAGCACACCGTGCCTATCACGTTTCCGGAGGATGAGACATTTGACGTGGGCATGGACACACGCACGCCCGTCTCGCTCATCGAGTTTCACTACGATTGCCCGTTCAAATTCACGGGCAAGATCAATCGATTGACTTACAGCCTTGGCCCGCACGAATATGTTGCCGAACCGAAAGAAGAGACGCCGAAGTAA
- a CDS encoding DUF1552 domain-containing protein produces MCTGRWEHKPKVEVAAKQPVDITDPAELIQQSRLMYELARLALETDSTRLVTIMIDQANNNKLNVDGVMAGTHSLTHQSGSPDKRAQLKLVEEAQFRELATLLGGMKQTGDAGRTLLDRTMVLYGSQLGNAGLHTNTNMPMLLFGGGWKHGRHLAFDQKNNYPLCNLYVSMLQRMGIETDQFASSTGTMQGL; encoded by the coding sequence TTGTGCACAGGGAGATGGGAACACAAGCCGAAGGTGGAAGTCGCCGCCAAGCAGCCGGTCGACATCACCGACCCGGCCGAGTTGATCCAGCAGTCGCGACTGATGTACGAACTGGCTCGCCTGGCGCTCGAGACCGATTCAACCCGGCTCGTCACGATCATGATTGACCAGGCTAACAACAACAAACTCAATGTCGACGGCGTCATGGCGGGCACCCACTCGCTGACCCACCAAAGCGGTTCGCCGGATAAACGAGCTCAACTCAAACTGGTCGAAGAAGCGCAGTTCCGCGAACTAGCGACGCTGCTGGGGGGAATGAAGCAAACCGGCGATGCAGGGCGAACGCTGCTCGACCGGACAATGGTGCTATACGGCTCGCAACTCGGCAACGCTGGGCTGCATACCAACACGAACATGCCGATGCTGCTTTTCGGCGGCGGATGGAAGCATGGTCGGCATCTGGCGTTCGATCAAAAGAACAACTATCCGCTCTGCAATCTCTACGTCAGCATGTTGCAACGAATGGGCATCGAAACAGATCAATTCGCGTCGAGCACAGGAACCATGCAAGGACTGTAA
- a CDS encoding UvrD-helicase domain-containing protein — protein MSDVAPNPAQLASQEAWTQLQACLDQRHSFIFEAGAGAGKTYSLIEALRYLIKRDGVELIRNRQQVACITYTNVATKEIETRTDQHPAIYSSTIHSFCWTLIQGFQPFLRNEIPNIKDWPERLKESAKRAVDRMLKERVEAMVRADADQIAAIEMSLVQDRIKLESVGTRNVEYSLGHSRADKTTISLGHNDVLVLAAKLLGNEKFRRVLVSRFPVVFIDEYQDTDNVIFNALKAYVIGKDGSPLIGFFGDHWQKIYGTGCGRIEHPMLKPIGKKANFRSVPAIVDCLNRLRRELPQAVEDPSAVGEVVVFHTNEWKGERQTGAQWKGDLPDTVAHSYLQAVLENLAEAGWNLAPETSKILMLTHNVLAAEQGYRQLADALPRTESFIKKEDPHIAFLVDTVEPVCGAFARKRYGEMFAVFGAKLQVIGSHGDKAAWSEHLASLVKLRESETIGTVVDHVCNRHLFPVPDAVERKERALKKLGAAPVPDEAEEITRLRQLRAVPYKQVAALRQFIEEKTPFSTKHGVKGLEFENVLVVFGRGWNLYNFAQFLEWSGASGIPSGKTDTYERSRNLFYVACSRPKKRLALLFTQELTPGALATLAAWFGAGAIRPLPNL, from the coding sequence ATGTCTGACGTCGCTCCCAATCCTGCACAGTTGGCTTCACAAGAGGCATGGACGCAGTTGCAGGCGTGCCTAGACCAGCGCCACAGCTTTATTTTCGAGGCAGGAGCGGGTGCAGGGAAAACCTACTCTCTCATCGAAGCCCTGCGTTACCTCATCAAGCGGGACGGAGTTGAACTCATCCGAAACCGCCAGCAAGTTGCCTGCATCACCTACACCAATGTCGCGACGAAGGAAATTGAGACACGAACGGACCAACACCCGGCCATCTATTCGTCAACGATTCACTCGTTCTGCTGGACGCTGATCCAGGGATTCCAGCCATTCCTCAGAAATGAGATTCCGAACATTAAGGACTGGCCAGAGCGGCTCAAGGAATCGGCGAAGCGAGCTGTGGACCGGATGCTCAAAGAGCGTGTTGAGGCGATGGTGCGGGCAGACGCAGACCAAATCGCCGCTATTGAAATGTCCTTGGTGCAGGATCGGATAAAGCTAGAGTCTGTTGGAACTCGGAATGTCGAATACAGCCTCGGGCATTCGAGAGCGGACAAGACCACCATATCGCTGGGGCACAACGATGTTTTGGTCTTAGCCGCTAAACTATTGGGGAACGAGAAGTTCCGTCGCGTCTTAGTGAGTCGTTTCCCCGTAGTTTTCATCGACGAATACCAAGACACCGACAACGTGATCTTCAACGCGCTGAAGGCGTATGTCATTGGAAAGGACGGCAGCCCCTTAATCGGGTTCTTTGGCGACCACTGGCAGAAGATTTACGGCACAGGTTGTGGGAGGATCGAACACCCCATGCTGAAGCCAATTGGGAAGAAGGCGAATTTCCGCTCTGTGCCGGCGATAGTGGACTGCCTGAATCGGCTGCGCCGGGAACTTCCTCAAGCTGTGGAAGACCCGAGTGCCGTCGGCGAGGTGGTGGTATTCCACACAAACGAATGGAAAGGTGAGCGCCAAACTGGAGCGCAATGGAAGGGAGATCTTCCCGACACAGTTGCCCATTCATATCTCCAAGCGGTTCTCGAGAATTTGGCGGAAGCAGGGTGGAATCTTGCGCCAGAAACCAGCAAGATACTCATGCTCACCCATAACGTCCTCGCCGCAGAACAGGGGTATCGGCAACTTGCCGATGCACTTCCGCGAACGGAATCCTTCATCAAGAAGGAAGACCCACACATCGCTTTCCTTGTGGACACAGTTGAGCCGGTATGCGGAGCGTTCGCGAGGAAACGGTATGGCGAGATGTTCGCGGTTTTTGGCGCAAAGTTACAGGTGATCGGATCGCACGGTGATAAGGCGGCGTGGTCTGAACACCTCGCTTCCCTTGTGAAGCTTCGGGAATCTGAGACCATCGGCACGGTCGTTGACCATGTTTGCAATCGACACCTTTTCCCAGTGCCCGATGCCGTTGAGCGAAAAGAGCGCGCACTAAAGAAACTGGGTGCTGCGCCCGTCCCAGATGAAGCCGAGGAGATCACACGCTTACGGCAACTGCGCGCCGTGCCCTACAAGCAGGTTGCCGCGTTAAGGCAGTTCATCGAAGAGAAAACCCCGTTTTCCACCAAACACGGCGTGAAGGGGCTAGAGTTCGAAAATGTTCTGGTGGTTTTCGGACGCGGTTGGAATCTATACAACTTTGCTCAGTTCCTGGAGTGGTCTGGTGCGTCAGGAATTCCATCCGGCAAAACCGACACTTATGAGAGGAGTCGCAATCTGTTCTACGTCGCCTGCTCACGTCCAAAGAAACGATTGGCTCTACTGTTTACGCAAGAGCTGACGCCAGGTGCTTTGGCAACTCTTGCGGCATGGTTCGGAGCCGGTGCAATTCGACCCTTACCCAATCTCTAG
- a CDS encoding ATP-dependent nuclease, translated as MRLHKIEIQNFRLLTKVELLLEAKSTVIVGRNNSGKTSLTELFRRLLGDSTPSFRLEDFSLSAHEGFWRAFQAKEQEQTDDQIRALFPFIEVKLTIAYDKAAANLGVLGDCIIDLDPNCEQAVVHIRYALREGAISAIFADIKVDAAKPEAEQRTVFCRAIRDRVSKFYSCSVQAVDPGDATNTRALDWPTLRTVLASGFINAQRGLDDVTSKERDVLGKVLEALFKCAKSESADEKDQGVAKQLATAVQGIQTTIDTGFNDQLQQLLPAFNLFGYPGFADPSLRTETTLDVERLLTNHTKVHYAGVNGINLPEAYNGLGARNLIFILLKLLEFYKAFLIQRTTPGVHLIFIEEPEVHLHPQMQEVFIAQLSRIAAEFETTIGKGRKWPVQFVVTTHSSHMANKAEFVAMRYCLVRGDGSAANPRSTVVKDLRTGLEGTPVENLEFLHKYMTLTRCDLLFADKAVLIEGTSERLLLPKMNQVLEEANSAAPKLSSQYVSVVEVGGAYAHLFFPLVKLLELPTLVITDLDATKAATNKNGTQSWVKCKVSEGQRTSNACIKDWFRQPDIEPAALITKTDTEKTDGNLRIAYEVPETGSVHCGRSFEDAFILANSAMFGLAAPSEDEAWKLAGEEGKSDFALTYAIKKTGWTVPRYIAEGVRWLAQLNQPQQALPAAAAPVAPAAPVQPAQGAKHV; from the coding sequence GTGCGTCTCCACAAAATCGAGATTCAGAACTTCCGATTGCTCACCAAAGTTGAACTGCTGCTGGAGGCAAAATCCACAGTGATTGTTGGCCGCAACAACAGTGGCAAGACCTCGTTGACTGAGCTGTTTCGCCGCTTGCTCGGCGATTCGACGCCGAGTTTTCGCTTGGAGGATTTCTCACTCTCGGCGCATGAAGGCTTTTGGAGGGCTTTCCAAGCTAAGGAGCAAGAACAAACCGACGACCAGATTCGCGCGCTGTTTCCATTCATCGAGGTCAAGCTGACCATCGCTTACGACAAAGCCGCAGCAAACCTCGGCGTTCTAGGCGACTGCATCATCGACCTTGATCCAAACTGCGAACAAGCGGTTGTGCATATCCGATACGCATTGCGCGAGGGTGCGATTTCCGCAATTTTCGCAGACATTAAGGTCGATGCGGCGAAACCCGAGGCTGAGCAAAGAACAGTCTTCTGCCGCGCCATTCGCGACCGTGTTTCGAAATTTTATTCATGCTCAGTCCAGGCCGTTGACCCAGGTGATGCGACGAATACGAGAGCTTTGGACTGGCCAACTCTCCGCACAGTGCTTGCCAGTGGATTCATCAATGCCCAACGCGGCCTCGACGACGTTACAAGCAAAGAACGGGACGTTCTCGGCAAGGTGTTGGAGGCGTTGTTCAAGTGCGCAAAGTCGGAATCCGCAGATGAAAAGGACCAAGGCGTGGCGAAGCAGTTGGCGACCGCTGTTCAGGGCATCCAGACGACCATCGACACAGGCTTCAACGACCAACTCCAGCAACTACTTCCTGCATTCAACCTGTTCGGCTATCCCGGCTTTGCCGATCCATCCCTACGCACCGAAACGACGCTCGATGTTGAACGGCTTCTTACCAATCACACCAAAGTTCATTACGCCGGAGTGAACGGAATAAATCTCCCGGAGGCATACAACGGCCTCGGCGCGCGGAATTTAATTTTCATCCTGCTTAAGCTGCTGGAATTCTACAAAGCCTTTCTGATTCAAAGGACCACTCCGGGCGTGCATCTTATTTTCATCGAAGAACCAGAAGTTCACTTGCACCCCCAGATGCAGGAGGTGTTCATCGCTCAACTGAGCCGAATCGCCGCCGAGTTCGAGACAACTATCGGCAAGGGACGCAAATGGCCTGTGCAGTTTGTGGTCACAACGCACTCGTCTCACATGGCCAACAAGGCCGAGTTTGTGGCGATGCGATACTGCCTTGTGAGAGGCGATGGAAGCGCCGCGAATCCGCGTTCAACCGTCGTGAAAGACCTGCGGACTGGCCTTGAAGGCACGCCAGTGGAGAACCTAGAGTTTCTTCATAAATACATGACGCTGACACGCTGCGACCTTCTGTTCGCGGACAAAGCAGTCCTCATCGAAGGCACATCCGAACGTCTGCTCTTGCCGAAGATGAATCAGGTGCTTGAGGAAGCGAACTCGGCAGCGCCGAAACTGTCGAGCCAGTATGTTTCGGTCGTCGAGGTGGGAGGTGCGTATGCACATCTTTTCTTTCCGCTGGTGAAACTGTTGGAGTTGCCAACGCTTGTCATTACCGATCTTGACGCCACGAAAGCAGCGACGAACAAGAATGGCACACAGTCTTGGGTTAAGTGCAAAGTCTCGGAAGGTCAGCGCACGAGCAACGCGTGTATCAAGGACTGGTTTAGACAACCAGATATCGAACCCGCTGCCCTCATTACTAAGACCGATACAGAGAAAACCGATGGCAATTTGCGAATTGCTTACGAAGTGCCTGAAACAGGCAGTGTGCACTGCGGTAGAAGTTTTGAGGATGCTTTCATTCTGGCCAACTCGGCCATGTTTGGGCTCGCCGCACCTTCTGAAGATGAGGCCTGGAAGTTGGCTGGAGAAGAAGGGAAGTCGGATTTTGCGCTCACATACGCAATCAAGAAGACCGGCTGGACTGTGCCACGCTATATCGCTGAGGGTGTGCGGTGGCTTGCACAATTAAACCAGCCACAGCAGGCGCTGCCTGCGGCGGCAGCTCCGGTCGCCCCCGCAGCCCCAGTTCAACCAGCGCAAGGAGCAAAACATGTCTGA
- a CDS encoding type I restriction-modification system subunit M N-terminal domain-containing protein, protein MPAPSSQEFLCELDRNLWAAADKLRSSLDAAVYKHTVIGLIILKCVSDAFTVRQNEIEKHLRNPNSYYFLAPADYKEPGEYESAVHAELEDRDYYVEKNDFWAPALARWQLLLDSAKLSQGTEITVKNGKTTTYIISSVGKLIDDALDAIRGIDFNNGKEPANSFRGNLCRTSDLPQQLPSSRVNLGRN, encoded by the coding sequence ATGCCTGCCCCTTCGTCGCAAGAATTCCTATGTGAACTCGACCGCAATCTTTGGGCCGCGGCGGACAAGCTTCGGTCGAGCCTTGACGCCGCCGTCTACAAGCACACCGTCATCGGGCTGATCATCCTCAAGTGCGTCTCCGACGCCTTCACGGTCCGTCAGAACGAGATCGAAAAGCATCTGCGCAATCCGAACAGCTACTACTTCCTCGCCCCCGCCGACTACAAAGAGCCCGGCGAGTACGAATCCGCCGTCCATGCCGAACTCGAAGACCGCGACTACTACGTCGAGAAAAACGACTTCTGGGCCCCCGCGCTCGCCCGCTGGCAGCTCTTGCTGGACAGCGCCAAGCTCTCCCAAGGCACCGAGATCACCGTCAAGAACGGCAAAACGACGACCTACATAATCAGCTCGGTCGGCAAGCTCATCGACGACGCGCTCGACGCCATCCGCGGCATCGATTTCAACAACGGCAAAGAACCCGCCAACAGCTTCCGCGGCAACCTTTGCCGAACGTCCGACCTACCGCAGCAGCTTCCGTCGTCGCGGGTCAACCTTGGAAGGAATTGA